The DNA segment caaccatGAGggtaaaaattaattttaaagttttgctcCTTCGTCTTTGGGTGGTAGGACGCAGCAATCGGCACATGATCTGagaatagcaaaaaataaatactaatgaACTCACTAAGAAGAGGATGTTTTGCTGGTAGATTCCCCATAAGCTCCAGTAAGAACTTGCATATCCACAGTACTCCTGGTCCTTTTGGGTGAAGATGAAGGCTGGACTGGCGACCAATATGCTCACTGCCCAAAGGATCACACACACTATGACACTGTAGGAACCTGTGGTGGACACAATGTCAGACAGAGGATTCATGACAGCAACGTAACGGTGAGCAGTCATCAAGATGAGGAGGATGCCACTGCTGTAGAAGCCAACGTAGAAGACAAAGTTGACTATTTTGCATGCAGCTTCGCCTAAAGTCCATCCATACACGTGGTAGTAGGCCCAGAAGGGCAGACCAGTGGTGAAGAGGAGATCTGATATAGCCAGATTCAGGATGAAAGCATTGCTAAGGGATTTGATATTTTCATACTTGGCCAGAATCACAATGACCAGGATGTTGCCAAAGAGACTGAGGATGACCACAatggagaaaaacactgaagtgaAGATTGCCCCAAAGtgcctgatgtttgttttgttgcacatttcatCTTCGTAGTCATACGTATAGTTTAAGTCCAAAGCATAGTCGTAAAGTTCTTCTGTGGTGATGTCAAAGGGTGAGCCAGTCGGTTCCATCATCCCTACAGCAAGAACAGAGAGCcttaatttgaaaaatgcttTGTTAGAGGCGTAAATCAAATTACACAGACTTCATGAGCAACCCATTCTCACTCACTTTGTAAGTTATTTTAGCATCAGCCCAAAGAGAGAACTTTTGCAGCAATATGATATTCAGCAGTAGTTTGTAAAGACAACATAAAGAGCTGTAGAGTCCCTGTAGGGAGGGGAGGTAGATGGGTCCAATAAACTGGGACTTTCATCTGGGAGCCTGCTCTTCACTTCACATGTGAATATTAAACCAAgccatggtgttttttttgtaaaacctcaaCACCCGATTTTTGTTGCACAAAGaaatacaagtaaaaacaaagttttatacATGTTGcaggtgtattttgaaaaagactgaatGCATGTAATGAGCAAAAAcgtaactttttttgtcaacatgtaaGCGTAAATTGACATGCTGCCCTAGAACACCAGCAATAGCTGCAGGGGGGATACCTAGTGCATCATATTTAGAGGTTAAATTCAACTGAGGAGGCACTGGTATTTGACGAGTTAGGATAAGAAAAATTTATAATGGAAAAGTGATgataacattataaaaaaaataagtaatagaTTTCTCTCAAAGCTTATCAGGTAATACtatgataaaaatacattatcatTCTCTTGAAACCtaactacattttgttttaaacatggtTATTTTATAGAATATCTCATAGGGTCACTTGATtcaaaaagcatattttctcatttacttCTAGTGGCAATATGCCACATagcattttgattttatttgattggACTTTGAAATATTGATCTCTCAGGTTTATTTCTTCAGCTAGTGTGAGTCATGTGGTCGGACTGAGTGGGTGAAACTGCTTCTAATGAGACCATTCAGATGACACTCAGACACAGAAATCTTGAAATGTACTATCagagcaactttttttttaagctgagaAGCATCTGTCTGCActcagaaactgcaaaaatgatatttaactTGTCAATTTGTGGCTTCACACCCTTTCACTTCACTGTAGAagcaatgttaaaaatgtctctATTCACACTTCctttttataaatatgtttatattactctataatttattttgacttaATTATTGTTGTAATTGTTCAATGCAGGGGCCCCTTGCCTCCTTGAGGCCcactgaaataattaaattgttttgaCCTTGGCATAAAATTAAGATTCAAATGCTCGAGGTAAGCAGCCGCTCAAAGGACTTTTGAGGAATTTTAAACAATTCAACTGCAAGACCAATACTATCCGCATGTCTACCACTAGAGGAAAGTGAGAAGGtcataaacttttttaaattgatttaactGGGGGTTTAAGgcggctcagtggataaagcaggtgccccatAAAAAAAGGTTGTGTCTTTGCCGCAGCGGCCGCATGTTCGATTCTGgcttgcagccctttgctgcatgtcttcccccTTCTCTCCCCCCTTCACACTAGCAATctcctgtcctatctaataaaaaaatgatctttaaaaaattggttGAACTGAGCATTCAAGTGTTTCTTTCCCTGTTTCAAAGCTACATTGTTAAAATAAGGAGACACAACATAAATTCTCTAATTTCTATCTTTTTTATTACACTGGCTGGATgcattggaaaaaaagacaaatacttcaataaaaaaaacttttacaaaatacaaaacattgcAATTTTTAACTTCAGCTTCTTTAGCCCTTACAAATCCCCACTTTAACAGATCATATGTAAACATATACTGTACCTGCACAGACGCTGTTCACACACCAGAGTTCTCAATGCAAATATCACTGGAACTGGAATTGCTCCTTGTAACGACCTTGTAACGTCCTGTAACGACCACGAAAGGTGAACAGAAATCAGTGATATTTTTCAGATCTCCAGCACAAATGACGTATGCAGGCAACTTAGTTTCAATCACACATGTGACAACATATGTTCCGTTTAACCTAAATTGTTAATACCTTTTTTTGGTGGCCATTACACTTCTGTGGCAAGTGTTTTggaacaagaaaaacagttcagaaaaattattattattatttctctcttGCTTTACTTTTTGGGTTCTTTTGCTATTGTCATTAGCAaaggcaggttttttttttttttttgatcagcTCTGGTTTGGCTGGCTGGAGAGTCTTGAATATTCAggataattttgttgtttttatttttattttgttgttggtgtttttgttctcattttgaTTTTTCCATTCCATTTACTCCaactctttatttatttgtttcctaCTTAAGTTATTTTAGTTGAATATTCAACTAGCTCTCTTTTAGTTATTTATGAGAACTAAATAAAGCattattcatgaaaaataaaacaattaaatgaaaataaagatattgaataaataaataaattatacacGTTAATCGTCTAtagtaatacatttaaaaataaaaaaagtaattgcaaaagtattgtattgtattttgaaTGGTGCTATAGAAATAAAGTTAGGAATACTAAATGATTAATTACTTGAggaatcttgccaaaatgtctttaaaacagCCCCATCTAATTTTGTATTCATCTTAGTTttggataaaataaaacaaatgatgttatgaataattatttttcaattacatttcataaaatattctgtttaGCGCAAAACACGTCTGTTTTATTTACCCTCTGTCCCTCAACCAAACTAGGACGGCTCTCCGCTGTAGCAGCCGGCTATTTATCCGTTGGGCCTGTCAATCATCCACAGTGCCCGCCCCCCACGGTAGCAAGTTTCTGCTGTATCACCTATAAACTGGACACTGGAGAAATTTACACACCAAGTACGTTTATTgtttaacagtttatttattgttgagCTGTTTAGCATCATTTACAACCAAACTGCGGcggttttaaatataaatgtacgTTAAATACGACCAGGAAATGAGGAGCTGAGAACAGGTGCATGTAGGATAGCGCTCGCCAGCTTTTACAAATCGATGTTTATGTCGCGGTTTGTTGCATTTTGAAGCCGTTTGAAAGTGATTTAAGTCAACTTTGCTGGTTTATAATGTCGACGGGGTGTTACAGGAGACGTGTCTTGTGTGAGTGGGGTCTGATAAGGACACTGTCGCTACAAACAGTGATACGCTTTCACCTGTCGTCATGATGTGCATGTTGTAGCTCCTCTGACTGACTGTCGGCACATTTCTGCTAACTTTACTGAACTACTGCGCTTTCTTCATGTTCACAGATTCATGGAGATGCTCTGGGATATTTAAATTGTGTCACATGTTAAGCACATCTTGTGTTGGGCACAATTTAACAGTTTATTAAAGAGACTTTACAGCAGGGGAAACTAATTTAGGACAGtactatttttatgtttacctCCTGGTGGAAGCAGCTTTGGTATATTTTTGCAGTCACATAATCTGCAGTACTCATTTTTAAGGCAaggtaaattatttaaaattcaagGATAATATGAACATTGTTTTTCTATCATGAGAACAAGTCTGGAATATCTACAAATAATCctaatctctttatttttaacattacttGCAGATTTTCCTGACTACACTGCCCTTTCCCCACAATGGCCTCCTCCTCATCAGTTGGAGATAATCAACTGCAAAGGATAATCAGAGATCTGCATGGTAAATAAGCTGTTCACACCTACAATAAACGCCACCGCTTGCACACACAGTCTCTACAGTTGTGTACCATGCAGAATGCTTTTGAATGTGTACTTTTTGACATATGCGAGGAGTTATCaagtcaaagaaagaaaaaaagaatagtaGAATATGCATACAGTATCTTGATAAAGATACATCAGATAGATTAATTATATCATGAATTAGTCACAGATTTTCATTCGCAAGTATTTTGTATGTGATGAAAATCAATGACTGGtagaaagtttgcaaaaatattGTTGGAGCATAAAGCAGTGTGCatattctaaaatgtttttccttctgTATGAACACAAGAACAAGGCTTCATGCCGTTATGAGATATTAATCTCTGCAAGTCCTCATGCGTTTAATGATTGAGTCTGTTTGAGTATGTGTATCAGTCCATCTGAAAGTAATCTTGCAAATTACTGGACTAATTGATCTAAtcttttgtgtgcacattaatGATTGTATGCTTAAGGATCTCTTGTGGTTACGATGAGTCACAGTTGTTGGCAAACCTGTTTTATTGGCTGTTTTATACCGTAATTAACTTCTGACTCCATACTCCTCTTAGTTTTATGGAAAGCCTCTTGGCTAAAAACATAAAGCCATACTTTGATTGTTGTTGGCAAAATTTTGGCCTTCTTGGTGGCTCGAAAACTGACATCaagtgcacttttctagttgTGTACATGTTAACAATGCTGTTATTGTCTTGTTTAGATGCCGTGTTAGAGTTGAGTAAAGAACACAAGGAGTGCGGTGAACCCATAACTGATGACAGCGCTAACCTGCACAAGTTCTTCTATAAACTGGAATACCTGCTACAGGTATGGTGTCAAATTAGCAACTAATACTTTAGTACAACAAAAcgtcatttaattttatttatgtaggtTTTGTCAAGatgatgatttttgttttaagagcTAACTCCCAAAAACAGGGGTTTGCAACTTGGTCGTAAAGTTCTCCAAAGGTGTTTTTGAGGTTgtaaaaatttagaaaattaaaagaattttttttttactttttttgtgctagaTATATTCTGTCTCTTCTCaaattattgctttttcttCTGAAGTACCTGTGAGTTTTGCCTTTTATGGCTCCAGTAAACCATTAAGATGTAACACTGTGAATAGAACTTTTTGTTTGCACCTCAAATATGTGCGACCTATGACAAGAGGGTTGTCAGCAAGCATTATATTTCGCTGCAGTATAAAGGGTCAGTCACTTAAAAAAGTTTGGAATCAGAGCATGAAACCAGTGATTTCCAACCTTTCTGGGATATGGACCCTTGAAAAGAAGCTCTCA comes from the Plectropomus leopardus isolate mb chromosome 12, YSFRI_Pleo_2.0, whole genome shotgun sequence genome and includes:
- the LOC121951612 gene encoding chemokine XC receptor 1-like; translation: MMEPTGSPFDITTEELYDYALDLNYTYDYEDEMCNKTNIRHFGAIFTSVFFSIVVILSLFGNILVIVILAKYENIKSLSNAFILNLAISDLLFTTGLPFWAYYHVYGWTLGEAACKIVNFVFYVGFYSSGILLILMTAHRYVAVMNPLSDIVSTTGSYSVIVCVILWAVSILVASPAFIFTQKDQEYCGYASSYWSLWGIYQQNILFLVSSLVFIFCYSQIMCRLLRPTTQRRRSKTLKLIFTLMVVFFVGWAPYNVVIFLKSMYLWAKPVADSKTVARLCDASEPLDYAVYIGQLFAFSHCCLNPVFYVFVGVKFKNHLKKMLKSWCSSSSNTNSSIRSRHSRLTITSITSGEDFSM